Proteins from a single region of Lampris incognitus isolate fLamInc1 chromosome 16, fLamInc1.hap2, whole genome shotgun sequence:
- the fam241a gene encoding uncharacterized protein FAM241A isoform X1: MFSPCLRGFPPTVQRHDETTRTRPRPASPPRTGARPSSDPTAHWPHIDEPTTREPQLDDCERMGTLFGMCNKCLRGVGFSQMYFGEKIVEPVVIIFFWLLLWFLGIHALGLVGTLCIIIIYIQK; the protein is encoded by the exons atgttctccccgtgtctgcgtgggtttcctcccacagtccaaagacat GATGAAACTACCAGAACCAGACCAAGACCCGCTTCTCCGCCCAGGACCGGGGCACGTCCCTCCAGTGACCCTACAGCCCACTGGCCCCACATAGATGAGCCTACCACCAGGGAGCCTCAGCTGGATGACTGTGAGCGTATGGGGACTCTGTTTGGGATGTGTAACAAGTGCCTGCGCGGTGTGGGTTTTAGCCAGATGTACTTCGGGGAGAAGATCGTGGAGCCGGTGGTGATAATCTTCTTCTGGCTCCTGCTTTGGTTCCTGGGCATCCATGCTCTGGGCCTGGTGGGGACTCTCTGCATCATTATTATCTATATCCAGAAGTAA
- the fam241a gene encoding uncharacterized protein FAM241A isoform X2, which yields MQDETTRTRPRPASPPRTGARPSSDPTAHWPHIDEPTTREPQLDDCERMGTLFGMCNKCLRGVGFSQMYFGEKIVEPVVIIFFWLLLWFLGIHALGLVGTLCIIIIYIQK from the exons ATGCAG GATGAAACTACCAGAACCAGACCAAGACCCGCTTCTCCGCCCAGGACCGGGGCACGTCCCTCCAGTGACCCTACAGCCCACTGGCCCCACATAGATGAGCCTACCACCAGGGAGCCTCAGCTGGATGACTGTGAGCGTATGGGGACTCTGTTTGGGATGTGTAACAAGTGCCTGCGCGGTGTGGGTTTTAGCCAGATGTACTTCGGGGAGAAGATCGTGGAGCCGGTGGTGATAATCTTCTTCTGGCTCCTGCTTTGGTTCCTGGGCATCCATGCTCTGGGCCTGGTGGGGACTCTCTGCATCATTATTATCTATATCCAGAAGTAA